A window from uncultured Fibrobacter sp. encodes these proteins:
- a CDS encoding GNAT family N-acetyltransferase: protein MEPSNVVKNFSCGDADLDDFILHRASAFQKHLLSVSYACVDVSSPGKVLAYCSLANDKVAITDFKDKTEFNHFRKKRGLPNEKRLKSYPAVKLCRLGVASDAKGQRLGTILLNIIKSMFVIENKTGCRFLTVDAYLDAVPFYEKNGFRFMNVEDNDPHTRLMYYDLMDIVT, encoded by the coding sequence TTGGAACCGAGTAACGTCGTGAAGAATTTCAGTTGTGGTGATGCCGATTTGGATGATTTTATCCTTCATCGAGCGTCCGCATTTCAAAAACACTTGCTTTCAGTAAGCTACGCGTGCGTAGATGTTTCAAGTCCTGGTAAGGTCTTGGCTTACTGCAGTCTTGCAAACGACAAGGTGGCGATAACCGATTTCAAAGACAAAACTGAGTTCAATCACTTCCGCAAGAAGCGAGGGCTTCCAAATGAGAAACGATTGAAAAGCTATCCTGCGGTCAAACTGTGCCGTTTAGGGGTTGCTTCTGACGCGAAGGGGCAACGGCTTGGAACGATTTTGTTGAATATCATCAAGTCCATGTTTGTTATTGAAAATAAGACTGGTTGCCGTTTCCTGACTGTTGATGCCTACTTGGATGCCGTACCGTTCTACGAGAAGAACGGTTTCCGATTCATGAACGTCGAGGACAACGATCCGCATACGCGCCTCATGTACTACGATTTGATGGATATCGTGACATAG
- a CDS encoding phospholipase D-like domain-containing protein: MPTFTKYIQNEEHYSEVISRIAKVRNTLWIGTADIKDVYVKQNGDSIPLLGQIAGLLKRGVAVRLIHAKEPGPNFREDFDRYKILATDLERVMCPRVHFKMMIFDLETAYIGSANLTGAGIGMKSSLRRNFEAGILTNDPAIVESAIEQFDTLWMGSHCKKCGRQEFCGDRIK, translated from the coding sequence ATGCCCACATTCACAAAATACATCCAGAACGAGGAACATTACTCCGAAGTCATCTCGCGCATTGCGAAGGTCCGTAATACGCTGTGGATTGGTACTGCTGATATCAAGGATGTCTACGTGAAGCAGAATGGCGACTCGATTCCTCTGTTAGGACAAATCGCTGGACTCCTGAAACGTGGAGTGGCTGTACGTTTGATTCATGCGAAGGAGCCTGGGCCAAACTTCCGCGAGGATTTTGACCGGTATAAGATTCTTGCTACAGATTTGGAACGTGTGATGTGCCCGCGCGTTCATTTCAAGATGATGATTTTCGATTTGGAAACGGCATATATCGGGTCGGCGAACCTCACTGGCGCGGGGATTGGCATGAAGAGTTCCTTACGACGTAACTTCGAGGCGGGCATCCTCACAAACGATCCGGCAATTGTTGAGTCTGCTATTGAACAGTTTGATACGCTTTGGATGGGCTCGCACTGCAAAAAATGTGGTCGCCAGGAATTTTGCGGTGATAGAATTAAGTAG
- a CDS encoding pyridoxal phosphate-dependent aminotransferase, producing the protein MLSSRLPKDLSPSPFFAELERAKADVLAECAGANTLPFIDMTVSSPVKAGLPIDLNAAVDEGRESFGCWNPDAAGWKSAREAVVEYYRARGGNFDAGQIILTASTSEAYSILFKAFCDPGDVILTPMPGYPLLDTLAQLEHLECAPYFLKLRRENGPSTKLRGLTKFTEPAEVNAKSTFRFVLDSDSLLAAPERAKILLLVSPHNPTGHCISREEWNEAVRFCEENHLILVVDEVFGDYAFSDKVSRTWQYVFNKNVIARNEATKQSRNDNSARENSCDNGPKCPIFWLNGLSKTVGSPQLKLGWMAFYAPRDQFEPIRAALEFVEDAYLSVSAPAQALARPLLANSAVYEARVKERLLANWKTLREAFPAKYCPEVLGGWYAVIRLGEDDEELTLRLLREKHVLVQPGFFFDFDEDGWVVVSLLAPPEQFKEAVSRMQVLDRP; encoded by the coding sequence ATGCTCTCTTCCCGCCTGCCAAAAGATTTGTCCCCGTCTCCGTTCTTTGCCGAACTGGAACGTGCGAAGGCCGATGTGCTTGCGGAATGCGCCGGTGCCAATACGCTCCCGTTTATTGACATGACGGTAAGCAGCCCGGTGAAGGCGGGTTTGCCGATTGACTTGAATGCTGCTGTGGATGAAGGTCGCGAATCTTTCGGTTGTTGGAATCCGGATGCGGCGGGCTGGAAGTCTGCGCGCGAGGCGGTGGTGGAATACTACCGCGCACGCGGCGGAAACTTCGACGCCGGACAGATTATCCTCACGGCGAGTACGAGCGAAGCCTATTCTATCTTGTTCAAGGCGTTCTGCGACCCAGGCGATGTGATTTTGACGCCGATGCCGGGCTACCCGCTGCTCGATACCCTCGCGCAGCTGGAGCATTTGGAATGCGCACCGTATTTTTTGAAGCTTAGACGAGAGAACGGCCCTTCGACTAAGCTCAGGGGCCTTACAAAGTTCACTGAGCCTGCCGAAGTGAACGCAAAATCAACTTTCCGCTTTGTCCTGGATTCCGACAGCCTACTTGCTGCGCCGGAAAGGGCGAAAATCCTGTTGCTTGTCTCGCCGCATAACCCGACGGGCCACTGCATCTCGCGCGAGGAATGGAACGAGGCTGTCCGCTTCTGCGAAGAGAACCACTTGATTCTCGTGGTGGACGAAGTCTTTGGTGATTATGCTTTCTCCGACAAAGTCTCGCGAACCTGGCAGTATGTTTTTAATAAAAATGTCATTGCGAGGAACGAAGCGACGAAGCAATCTCGCAATGACAATTCTGCGAGGGAAAACTCGTGTGACAACGGTCCTAAGTGCCCGATTTTCTGGTTGAACGGCCTGAGCAAAACTGTGGGTTCCCCGCAGCTCAAGCTTGGCTGGATGGCTTTCTACGCCCCGCGTGACCAGTTTGAGCCCATCCGGGCTGCCCTTGAGTTCGTGGAAGATGCCTACTTGAGTGTATCTGCACCTGCGCAGGCTTTGGCTCGCCCTTTACTTGCAAATTCTGCCGTTTACGAAGCCCGCGTCAAGGAACGTTTACTTGCCAACTGGAAAACCCTCCGTGAAGCCTTCCCGGCAAAGTACTGCCCCGAGGTTTTGGGCGGTTGGTATGCGGTTATCCGCCTGGGCGAAGACGACGAGGAATTGACGCTCCGTTTGCTTCGGGAAAAACACGTGCTTGTGCAGCCGGGATTCTTCTTCGATTTCGACGAGGATGGCTGGGTGGTGGTATCGCTGCTGGCGCCTCCAGAGCAATTCAAGGAGGCGGTTTCCCGTATGCAAGTTCTTGACCGGCCGTGA
- a CDS encoding DUF1232 domain-containing protein produces the protein MTKDPEVIEMNGASNFQKGLAVFLLIVSVLYTLSPIDLAPDAIPVVGWIDDFGFLVTATMNAIQQFAKDQNSAMVKILKYAKWFLIIAVVIAALLLGGLIAAILALVVK, from the coding sequence ATGACTAAGGACCCGGAAGTTATTGAAATGAATGGTGCCTCAAATTTCCAAAAGGGCCTCGCTGTTTTCTTGCTTATTGTGTCGGTTCTCTACACGTTGTCGCCGATTGATTTGGCTCCAGATGCCATCCCGGTGGTCGGCTGGATTGACGACTTTGGATTTCTTGTGACTGCTACGATGAACGCCATTCAGCAGTTTGCGAAAGACCAGAATTCCGCCATGGTGAAAATCCTGAAATATGCCAAGTGGTTTTTGATTATCGCTGTGGTAATCGCTGCTCTGTTGCTCGGCGGACTGATTGCCGCCATATTGGCGCTCGTGGTGAAGTAG
- the leuA2 gene encoding 2-isopropylmalate synthase LeuA2, translating to MNENNARQPFFYDVTLRDGNQALPKPWNNAQKKDVYLQLLKLGVQGAEVGFPASSEMDFESCKELAQLTAKMAEEGDEVAKRVVVSGLARCVESDIQRCWEAVQFAPHPRIHTFLATSPLSMEHVLHLTPEQVKEKAVKCVTLAKSLVGDKGDVEFSAEHFGDCLENMDFVIDVLKAVVEAGATTINLPNTVERYRPLLYVNQIKQVYEALPKNITISVHCHNDLGMATAATVESFFVGATQLEVALNGLGERCGNTNFYEVAVALHNSGVNTGLHMERIYETAILISQWSGISIYSRAPLIGAEAIVHRSGIHQDGASKTKDMKKGAYRPIDYSIIGRHQNDSLSFTSQSGRTAVYEIITKFGYKMSLAEAAELQPILKACSEKEGELSAERVLDVFREQRVNVNGRLVFNNIEVIPDENRFIFHFKKDGETLVKSVTAEGPIEAALMLMREIGMPVELIKYRQLVVPEKDKLWAGRGLSRIVLKANGAEVEGRGVSSDTLKANMRALFGGVNLLYKKP from the coding sequence ATGAACGAGAATAACGCAAGACAACCCTTCTTTTACGACGTCACGCTGCGTGACGGCAACCAGGCGCTCCCGAAGCCCTGGAACAATGCTCAGAAAAAAGATGTTTACCTGCAACTGCTGAAACTCGGCGTGCAGGGTGCCGAAGTCGGTTTCCCGGCTTCGAGCGAAATGGACTTTGAGTCTTGCAAGGAACTGGCGCAGCTCACCGCGAAGATGGCCGAAGAAGGCGACGAGGTGGCAAAGCGCGTCGTGGTTTCCGGTTTGGCCCGCTGCGTGGAAAGCGATATCCAGCGCTGCTGGGAAGCCGTGCAGTTTGCGCCGCACCCGCGTATCCATACTTTCCTCGCGACAAGCCCGCTCTCCATGGAGCACGTGCTGCACCTGACCCCCGAACAGGTCAAGGAAAAGGCCGTCAAGTGCGTGACGCTCGCGAAGTCTCTCGTGGGCGACAAGGGCGACGTGGAATTCAGCGCCGAGCACTTCGGTGACTGTCTCGAGAACATGGATTTTGTCATTGACGTGCTGAAGGCCGTAGTCGAAGCCGGTGCGACGACCATCAACCTGCCGAACACCGTGGAACGCTACCGCCCGCTGCTGTACGTGAACCAGATCAAGCAGGTGTACGAGGCTCTGCCGAAGAACATCACGATTTCCGTGCACTGCCACAACGACCTGGGCATGGCGACGGCCGCCACGGTCGAAAGCTTCTTCGTGGGCGCAACGCAGCTCGAAGTCGCGTTGAACGGCCTGGGCGAACGCTGCGGCAACACGAACTTCTACGAAGTCGCGGTCGCACTGCACAATTCCGGCGTGAATACCGGACTCCACATGGAACGCATCTACGAGACGGCGATTCTCATCTCGCAGTGGTCCGGCATCAGCATTTACAGCCGTGCCCCGCTGATCGGCGCCGAAGCTATCGTGCACCGTAGCGGCATCCACCAGGATGGCGCAAGCAAGACGAAGGACATGAAGAAGGGCGCCTACCGCCCGATCGACTACTCCATCATCGGCCGCCATCAGAACGACTCGCTCAGCTTTACGAGCCAGAGCGGCCGTACCGCCGTGTACGAGATTATCACGAAGTTCGGCTACAAGATGTCTTTGGCTGAAGCTGCCGAACTGCAGCCAATCTTGAAGGCTTGCAGTGAGAAGGAAGGCGAACTCTCTGCCGAGCGCGTGCTGGACGTGTTCCGCGAACAACGTGTGAACGTGAACGGACGCCTGGTGTTCAACAACATCGAGGTCATCCCCGACGAGAACCGCTTTATCTTCCACTTCAAGAAGGATGGCGAGACGCTGGTGAAGTCCGTGACGGCCGAAGGCCCCATCGAGGCAGCTCTCATGCTCATGCGCGAAATCGGCATGCCGGTCGAACTCATCAAGTACCGCCAGCTCGTCGTGCCCGAGAAGGACAAGCTGTGGGCGGGCCGTGGCCTCAGCCGCATCGTGCTGAAGGCGAACGGTGCCGAGGTCGAAGGCCGCGGCGTCTCTAGCGATACCCTCAAGGCGAACATGCGTGCCCTCTTCGGCGGCGTGAACCTCTTGTACAAGAAACCCTAA
- a CDS encoding radical SAM protein produces MNLILSLTEQCNLRCTYCYYKETQAARHAVMDNATLEQAIRIGLERTHAFGQNLLIVSFFGGEPLLRRDAIYHAVGFAKALVAEAIDKGTVGKDFHLEFTINTNGTLFDDEFFDLCEREKFTIFLSLDGPEHHQNIARRTVNNTGSFGAIEKNIPRFVELKATALSTITRAHIDTVAESIKWLHSQGFRSMTTSVDFDGKWTGEDFERLAQQYREMAQYWIECRKNGDRFYLGTIQDKVKLLLSGKRYRNYSCHVYSGNLGIATNGNIYPCSRFITSRENAPYKQGNVFTGFDEIACAELHAFLERDKQECEGCDIRHRCSMHECSCTSFYTTGHIDGVSAEVCTHERMVAEICDNMIDKALA; encoded by the coding sequence ATGAACCTAATCCTCAGCCTTACAGAGCAGTGCAACCTGCGCTGCACCTACTGCTATTACAAAGAGACGCAGGCCGCACGACATGCGGTCATGGACAACGCGACCCTTGAGCAGGCCATCCGCATCGGCCTCGAGCGCACACACGCCTTCGGGCAAAACCTCCTGATAGTCTCTTTTTTCGGTGGGGAGCCGCTCCTGCGCAGAGACGCAATCTACCACGCCGTAGGGTTTGCCAAGGCTCTTGTGGCCGAAGCCATCGACAAGGGAACCGTCGGCAAGGACTTCCATCTGGAATTCACGATAAATACGAACGGCACCCTATTCGATGATGAATTCTTCGACTTATGCGAAAGAGAGAAATTCACCATCTTTCTCTCGCTCGACGGCCCCGAGCACCACCAGAACATCGCGCGCCGCACAGTCAACAATACCGGCAGTTTCGGAGCCATCGAAAAGAACATCCCGCGATTTGTGGAACTCAAGGCGACCGCGCTCAGCACCATCACGCGAGCACACATCGACACCGTTGCCGAGAGCATCAAGTGGCTACATTCGCAAGGATTCCGGAGCATGACGACCAGCGTGGATTTCGACGGGAAATGGACCGGCGAAGACTTCGAACGGCTCGCCCAGCAATACCGAGAAATGGCCCAGTACTGGATCGAATGCCGCAAGAACGGTGACCGATTCTACCTCGGCACAATCCAAGACAAAGTAAAACTATTGCTTTCCGGAAAAAGATACAGGAACTACTCCTGCCATGTTTACAGCGGCAACCTCGGCATCGCGACCAACGGGAACATATACCCCTGCTCCCGCTTTATCACCTCCAGGGAAAACGCGCCCTACAAACAGGGCAACGTCTTTACTGGGTTCGACGAAATTGCCTGCGCCGAACTGCACGCCTTCCTAGAACGCGACAAGCAGGAATGCGAAGGCTGCGACATCCGGCACCGTTGCAGCATGCACGAATGCTCCTGCACCTCGTTCTATACTACCGGACATATTGATGGAGTCTCGGCAGAAGTCTGCACGCACGAGCGCATGGTCGCCGAAATCTGCGACAACATGATAGACAAAGCCCTAGCCTGA
- a CDS encoding AAA family ATPase, whose product MSNRLKNLYKYLMENRIHEHRGWHDAYKEFYDQVQKRRTEINNGQHLSAVGDRNFLERLLYEKSNGIASRGRSVLSKENFEIFIQNKDFLDALENLMLNPNIDTYKKFEETWQNQGMSNNPVLINRTVAACTLDVSTAADSSKFNQVFYWLVHEEIINYSSEQPQDWFSKNKFLMNFIKEEFKDDLNSKKTDEFYLSQFVWNLYENMYNPFSLKKQIVKYGPPGTGKTRQTRQQTSLLFDIWKDEYDLKNAFKYEDCFELIQFHPSFCYEDFIEGLRPVPGKTEGTSLLILQNGVFKEFCKNAGRWEIDYYNLPDDETVPKKVWEKITIGELEKRKEELKNDYWSYIFNISDKSKLVSEVVPPYFFIIDEINRAELSRVFGELMFCLEYRGVKGCVKTQYSKLNDDKTGMIKIGSGYQFFIPNNVYLIGTMNTIDRSVESFDFALRRRFRWEEVLPDMGVLKYHLFEKNKAWTSLSDNLEMLNQKIVNEPLLGSDYQIGHAYLMNLKYPNSLALAEVRKLIWDDFVKPLLQEYLRGSGKENELISSFGKAFGL is encoded by the coding sequence ATGTCTAATAGGTTGAAAAATCTCTATAAGTATTTGATGGAAAATCGAATTCATGAGCATCGTGGTTGGCATGATGCTTATAAAGAATTTTATGACCAAGTTCAAAAACGTCGAACTGAAATAAACAATGGTCAGCACTTATCGGCTGTCGGAGATAGAAATTTTTTAGAAAGATTACTTTATGAAAAAAGCAATGGGATTGCTTCTAGAGGGCGATCTGTTTTAAGTAAAGAAAATTTTGAAATTTTTATTCAAAATAAAGATTTCCTTGATGCTTTGGAAAATCTTATGTTGAATCCAAATATTGACACTTATAAAAAATTTGAAGAAACTTGGCAAAATCAAGGAATGTCAAACAATCCAGTTCTTATAAATAGAACGGTTGCTGCATGTACGCTTGATGTTTCTACGGCTGCAGATTCTAGTAAATTTAACCAAGTTTTTTATTGGTTGGTACATGAGGAAATAATTAACTATTCGTCGGAACAACCTCAAGATTGGTTTTCGAAAAATAAATTTCTAATGAATTTTATTAAAGAGGAATTTAAGGATGATTTAAACTCTAAAAAAACGGATGAGTTTTATTTGAGTCAATTCGTTTGGAACCTGTACGAGAATATGTATAATCCATTTAGTTTAAAAAAACAAATTGTTAAATATGGTCCTCCAGGAACAGGAAAAACACGTCAGACGCGGCAACAAACTTCTTTATTATTTGATATTTGGAAGGATGAATACGATTTAAAAAACGCTTTTAAATATGAAGATTGCTTTGAATTAATCCAATTTCATCCGTCATTTTGTTATGAAGATTTTATTGAAGGATTACGCCCGGTTCCTGGTAAAACAGAAGGTACTTCGCTGCTAATTTTGCAGAATGGTGTGTTTAAGGAATTTTGCAAGAATGCTGGTCGATGGGAAATAGATTACTACAATCTACCAGATGATGAAACAGTTCCAAAGAAAGTATGGGAGAAAATTACAATTGGTGAACTAGAAAAACGGAAAGAAGAACTGAAAAATGACTATTGGTCATATATTTTTAATATATCTGATAAGAGTAAGCTTGTGTCTGAAGTTGTTCCCCCATATTTCTTTATAATTGATGAAATAAATAGAGCCGAATTGTCTCGTGTTTTCGGTGAACTTATGTTCTGTTTGGAATATCGAGGTGTTAAGGGATGTGTAAAAACACAATATTCAAAACTAAATGACGATAAAACGGGTATGATAAAAATTGGTTCAGGGTATCAATTCTTTATTCCCAATAATGTGTATTTAATTGGAACAATGAATACAATTGATCGAAGTGTTGAAAGTTTTGATTTTGCACTTCGTCGTAGATTCCGTTGGGAAGAAGTTCTTCCTGATATGGGTGTTTTAAAATACCATCTTTTTGAGAAAAATAAGGCTTGGACTTCTTTGTCGGATAATCTTGAAATGCTTAATCAAAAAATTGTAAATGAACCTCTGTTGGGATCAGATTATCAGATTGGTCATGCCTATTTAATGAATCTAAAGTATCCTAATAGTCTTGCGCTTGCCGAAGTAAGAAAACTCATTTGGGATGATTTTGTAAAGCCTCTTTTGCAAGAATATTTGCGAGGGTCTGGAAAAGAAAATGAGCTTATAAGTTCGTTTGGGAAGGCGTTTGGTTTGTAA